In Desulfurococcaceae archaeon MEX13E-LK6-19, the genomic window TCTTGACGTTTTCTTGGGCTGGTGGTAGGTCTATTTTGTTTGCAGCAATTATTATTGGTTTGGCTATCCTCCTCAGTGTTATAGCGAATTCCCTGACGTCACTTGTGCTCCAGGATGATAACTTCTTATCCTCCAAACCTGTTTTACGGATAGCTTCTATGACGTGGTGTCTACGTATTGATAGCCCGGATAGATTCTGTACGAGAAGATCCAGGGGATTCTGTGACGTAATAAAATATCTTGATACCTTGTCCCATACGCGTTGTATAACGCTAGCAAACCATTCGTCAACCTCTTTCTGAATTAAGACAGCTTCTTCTACGGGATCGTAGGTTCCCGGCTGGGCGGGTGTTCCATCGGGTGCTGTCGACCCGCTTGCATCGACAACATGTATTAGGACGTCTGCTTGCCTTAGGTCATCCATGAACTTGTTGCCTAGCCCCTTGCCCTGGCTTGCCCCGGGTATGAGTCCTGCTACATCCATTATTTTTACTGGAATAAACCTCCATCCACTAACACAATAACCTGTTCTGGGATCGCATTTCTGTAGACCTAGTTCCACGTGTACACACTTCTTCTTGACATAGCCTACTCCAACGTTTGGTTTTATTGTAGTGAATGGGTGATTTGCTATCTCTACTGTGGCGAGTGTTAGTGCGGCAAATAACGTTGATTTACCGACATTAGTCTTCCCGATAACACCAACTAGTTTCTCTGGCGGAGGCATGGTTTATCATCTTCTCTCCCGGGGTATCAAAGCTATCTTGTAGCTTCAATCTTTATAAACTACTAGTACTCTATACGTTTTCAACAGCATAGTGGGCGTGCGTAGACTGAGAAGGGGTATCAGGTATGGCCAAGAGTATGTACCACTATATAGCCCAGCTCTGGAAGAGACCCTATGATGGTGTTATGGGCGAGCTTATGAAAAAGAGGATTATCGAGTGGCGTAGACAGCCTGCTATAGTTAGGATCGAGAAGCCAACAAGACTTGATAGAGCTAGAGCACTAGGCTACAAGGCCAAGCAGGGCTTCATAGTTGTTAGAGTACGTGTCAGAAAAGGTGGCAGGAGAAAAGAGAGACCAAACAAGGGACGTAGACCCAAGAGAATGGGTGTATATGGATTCGCTCCAGCTAAGAGTCTGAGACTTATTGCCGAGGAGCGTGCGGCTAGGAAATACCCGAATCTAGAAGTACTAAACAGCTATTACGTCGGCGAGGATGGTCAGTACAAGTGGTTTGAAGTAATTCTCGTAGACCCACACCACCCAGCTATAAAGAACGACCCGGAGATAAACTGGATATGCAGCAAGAGTCATCGTGGACGTGTATTCCGTGGACTAACAAGTGCTGGCAAGAAAATGCGTGGTCTAAGAAAGAGCCGTGGACTAAAGTATACAATCAAGTACAAGTGGAAGAAGAAGCAGAAAGAAAGGAAGCTCAAGAAGAGACACGAGGCTAGCAGAGGAGCTAGGGACTTACTCAGCGCAGTTAGAGCTAAAGAGGAGTATGGCTAAACATATTTTACCTAGGATAAAACCTTGCTTAGAATACACAGAATAGAATTATCGGTTTATTGCCACGCAACCGAGGATTTAGATAAGGTAGTTTCTTCTCTACTAAACCTTATCCCAGAGACCATTAGGGAACGCGTCAAGATAACTAAGCAAAGTGTAAAAGGATACTATGGGAACATCATAACAATTATTAAAGCTGTTGTTTCGGGGAATGATGCTATTGAAACAATGAAGTACATAGCATCGAAAATAAGTGATGTGGAGAAGAGTATTCTCCGTGCAAGTCTTAAGGCAAGATATGACCCGAGAAGCAACAAGATTTTCTTCAGGTTTGATAAGCAGGAGCTGTATCGTGGACGAATAGTTGTATCTGATTCCGACGACATAGTTCATGTAGCGTTGTCATTTAAGGGTAAAGGCGGTATAGATGATGTTGAAAAGCTTCTGAGTGAAATAGGGTTGATATAGTTGAAAGGATTTGTCGACCTATGGGTTGACATAGACCCTGATCTCATTGATAGGGTAGCTGATATTGCCTATACCATGGGGTATACTGTACTATGTATTGAAGACAAAGGATTTAATTGGAGGACAAAGCGCTGGAATAAAGTCCTGGTTGTTAAGAAGAGGACTATTGAAGCAGCCGGCGAGAAGAATCTCAAAGAGAAACTCAGGGGTATAAAGACAGTATACCCAATTGTATCAGTTAAACCTCTTGATGTACAGGCTGCTAGACTAGCTGCTAGGGATGGCAGAGTTGATACCATAGTCTTGGACAAAGATTCTATTGATTACATCGATAAAACCCAGGCATTGATGATGAAGCAGTTTAGAAAAGTTCTAGAAGTTCCCATAAACGTCTTCCTTGAGTCCAATAATAAAATAAGAGCGATGATGTACCGTAGAATACACATGTTCTACTACTATGACGTGCCAGTAGTGTTCTCGAGTCATGCAAGAGACTGGAACCAATTAATTCACCCAAGGTCTCTCGTTGAATTACTACATACCTTGACTGGTATCGAACGAAAACATCTAGTTTACAGTATATCCGGGTTATGTGTAGAACTATTATCGAAGAATGGTGTTAGAGCTTGAATTCCATAATAATACTCTATTTCGCGATGGCATTGTCGCTTGTAGCCCTTGCTTTATCTATTTATGTTGCTTATTTTTATAGAAGAGAGCTTCATTTAATGCGTACACTCTTGAGGAAACGTTTTGGTGAAGCAATAAAGAAACCTGGCAAACTCAGGAAGAGATACATTGTGTTCTCTATCATATCTGAGGACAGGTTTTCTAAGAAAGAAATAGAAGATGCGTTGAAAAAGAAAATCAGTAAGGTATATGGTATCATTGGTGCTGCTAAAGCAGACCCAAAGATAGTATTTTATGATCCATCTATTAGAAAGGGAATAGTGAGAACCAGCCATAGGGAAAAAGAACTTGTCTTAGCTGTATTATCCCTCATTAGGGAGATTAATGGAAAGAAAGTACTTATCATACCCTTGAAGACCACGGGTACAATTAAGAGAGCGAGAAAATACATGTACTCAATAAAAAGAAGTTCGCCATGATTTAAGATGGGAAACGTGTATAAACCTTGTTTTATCTAGATTCTATTGGATGATGAAGCCGCTCCAGAATGAATGGTGAAGAGTTCGCGACGAGCTGAATATAAAGTAGGTAAATCGTGTCTATTGAGAAAGTCTCTTCTCTATGTGTCTGTACAATAAATCTGGAGACACTAGTATTGGCTCGCAGGGTTTTTTCCACGCTATTATAACCGGTTTTATCTTGTTCTCTTCAATCTTATAGTCTATAGTGAATGTTACATCGGCAAGAGATGAAAGTGTTTCTACAAATTTCCCTCCAAGTTTTGGTATAAAGAAGACCACTATTCTTCCTTCAGATTTTAGTCTTAGAAGCCTATTGTATAAGAGCGAGTATAGCCTATCAAGCCCTGTGCCCGAGAATTCCACTATTCTAAAGATAACGTCAAATCCATGTATTACAACTACATCTGGATTAAGTTCTTCAATGATCTTATCCTCTCTGAAGAAAACCTCCTGGAAAGACATAGCTGTGGGATTCAATGTGTGTATACCTGCTATGTACTTCATTAGTTCATCGAGATAGCCGTATTTTTTGAATGTTGATTCAATGATCTTCTTGATCTCTTTATCCGAATATTTGTAGCTCACGATCACTGTCTTTAATTTATTATTTACGATCAGGCTTGCAATTAGACCTCCTGCATGGGTTAGTGGTCTTATATGAGGAGGATATGCTATGACTATTACTGAACCCTTGTATATTGGTCCAAGAGTATCATCCAATGTTGGTAAGCCGAAGTGGAGAGGTTCTTCTATAAGTGGTGGTTTAAGCTCCTTCGGGATCACTGGGAAGAAGAGTCTTATACCTTGTTTTTCTGCTATCTGATAAGGTACTTCGGCTATATCTAGTGGTGCACCACGTATCTTCCTTATTTCGAGGAATCTTATTATCCTTGATGTTATCACTTTATACTTCATTATAAAGACCGCATCCACGGTGAATTCGATTCCAGCTAGCTTCACTTCCTCGGTTCCAAACGGTAGATCTGCTACTAGTATAAGCATTCCCTTGATTAATCTTGGTATGTCGTATACTACTGTCTGTAGAAATGATCTAATCTTGGCTTCATCCTTCATTACTTGGACAAGAGGAGTTATTCCATCAATAATGATTATTTTTGGCTGGAATTTTACTGTGAACTCCATTAGTTGTCTCATGAAGTCGTCGATAGCTTCTTGGCTAGGGATTAATGGAACCTTGATGTATTTGAACAATCCTTTTTCTTCGTACTTGTCGAAATTTAGTCCTAGAGAACGCATTTGTAGTTTAAACCTGTCGGCGTGCTCGAAAAACGATATGTACAGTACTTTTCCTCCCTTAGCACAATTCCTGTACCCTATAGTCGCAGCTAATGTTGTCTTGCCTGCGCCAGGGTATCCTGCAATAAGGATTGTCATACCAGGGCGAAGAGCCTTCTTGAAATACTGATCAAATTCTTTTATTCCAAAAGATATGTTTGACAAAATGCTCTCTCCCTGTTTACTCTCTCTAGGACTTGGTTTCAGATAATTAATTTTCTGGGGTAACACGATAAACAACCCGCATACCAACAGTATAGCTGGCATAGGATTCGCCAACAAGGAAAACTATAGTAAAGAACTAGCTTAGTGGTATGAATCAAAGTCAGTATAAGAAATATAAGGACACAACATACTAGACAATAATACGGTGCGGGGGTGCCCGAGCCTGGTCAAAGGGGGCGGACTTAAGATCCGCTGGCGAAGGCCTGCGTGGGTTCAAATCCCACCCCCCGCACCAGTTTATTAAAACACCTTTTGTCTTTGAGTAAATTAAGTGGAATTCAATAGTAGTGTATCTATAGTGTGATGAAGAGTCCGACCCTTGAGCCCTTCAGCAGGGCCATGATGAATACACTAGAGGCTGATTTTCTTGGTATAAGGTAAGGTTTTTAATAATCCCAACCTCTATACCCTTGTGAGAGTATAGTGTATCTAGTAGTAGTTTTTAGAGGGTGTTTGAAGTGAGTTTTGGTCCTCCTGCAATGGGTTATGATAGGGCTATTACGATATTCTCTCCCGATGGTAGAATCTATCAGGTCGAGTACGCCTTTGAGGCTGTTAGGAGAGGATGGACTACTATTGGATTAAAGAGCAAGGCCGGTGCAGCTGTTGTTGTTGAGAGGCGCAGAATTTCTCCTCTCATAGATTTCTCGGCTATACAGAAAATATTCAAGATCGATGACCATATTGGTGTTAGTTTTGCTGGTATTGCTAGCGACGGCAGGGTTCTCATAGACTATGCAAGAATTATCGCGTTACGTCATAGATTCCTCTACGACGAACCCATATCCGTTGAGTACTTGGCTAAACAGATATGTGATATAAAACAAGCTTATACACAACATGCTGGTGTTAGACCATTTGGTGTAGCAATGATATTCATTGGCGTAGACTTCAAGGGACCACAATTATACATGACTGAGCCTAGTGGTAGGTACATGAGCTATAATGCTGTAGCTCTTGGAGAGAGAAGCCAGGTTGTCACAGAATTTCTTGAGAAGAACTATAAGTATGACTTAGACATGAAGTCTCTCGTAAAACTAGGAGTGCAAGCACTAATAAAAGCCGCTGAAGAAAAACTCACCAGCGAGAACATAGAGATCGGTATTGTCGACGTTGAGACGAAGAAGTTCAGGATATTGACGCCAAAAGAAATAGAAGAATACATGTAACAAATGTTTTTGGTTACTGTATTCATTCCCTGTTCTCCATGTAAGCTAGAAGCTAGTTGATGTGCGCAACATTAACTTAATATGAGCTATGTACTAGAATACTATTATTCTAGAGGAAGAGGTGTAGAATATTGTCCTCCAAGTACGTTATAGCACGATATGAAGCGAGGGGGCATAGATTCGAGATACTCGTGAAACCAGATCTAGCGCTTGCTCTTAGAGAGGGTAAGCAAGTAAATATTGATGACATGCTTGTGGGTGATATAGTCTACAAGGATGCCAAGAAGGGATTGAAAGCATCGCCAGAGGCTCTCCGCCAGGTTTTCGGTACAGAGGACATAAGA contains:
- a CDS encoding AAA family ATPase; translated protein: MSNISFGIKEFDQYFKKALRPGMTILIAGYPGAGKTTLAATIGYRNCAKGGKVLYISFFEHADRFKLQMRSLGLNFDKYEEKGLFKYIKVPLIPSQEAIDDFMRQLMEFTVKFQPKIIIIDGITPLVQVMKDEAKIRSFLQTVVYDIPRLIKGMLILVADLPFGTEEVKLAGIEFTVDAVFIMKYKVITSRIIRFLEIRKIRGAPLDIAEVPYQIAEKQGIRLFFPVIPKELKPPLIEEPLHFGLPTLDDTLGPIYKGSVIVIAYPPHIRPLTHAGGLIASLIVNNKLKTVIVSYKYSDKEIKKIIESTFKKYGYLDELMKYIAGIHTLNPTAMSFQEVFFREDKIIEELNPDVVVIHGFDVIFRIVEFSGTGLDRLYSLLYNRLLRLKSEGRIVVFFIPKLGGKFVETLSSLADVTFTIDYKIEENKIKPVIIAWKKPCEPILVSPDLLYRHIEKRLSQ
- a CDS encoding exosome protein, with the translated sequence MLRIHRIELSVYCHATEDLDKVVSSLLNLIPETIRERVKITKQSVKGYYGNIITIIKAVVSGNDAIETMKYIASKISDVEKSILRASLKARYDPRSNKIFFRFDKQELYRGRIVVSDSDDIVHVALSFKGKGGIDDVEKLLSEIGLI
- the psmA gene encoding archaeal proteasome endopeptidase complex subunit alpha — protein: MGYDRAITIFSPDGRIYQVEYAFEAVRRGWTTIGLKSKAGAAVVVERRRISPLIDFSAIQKIFKIDDHIGVSFAGIASDGRVLIDYARIIALRHRFLYDEPISVEYLAKQICDIKQAYTQHAGVRPFGVAMIFIGVDFKGPQLYMTEPSGRYMSYNAVALGERSQVVTEFLEKNYKYDLDMKSLVKLGVQALIKAAEEKLTSENIEIGIVDVETKKFRILTPKEIEEYM
- a CDS encoding ribonuclease P; amino-acid sequence: MNSIIILYFAMALSLVALALSIYVAYFYRRELHLMRTLLRKRFGEAIKKPGKLRKRYIVFSIISEDRFSKKEIEDALKKKISKVYGIIGAAKADPKIVFYDPSIRKGIVRTSHREKELVLAVLSLIREINGKKVLIIPLKTTGTIKRARKYMYSIKRSSP
- a CDS encoding 50S ribosomal protein L15e — translated: MAKSMYHYIAQLWKRPYDGVMGELMKKRIIEWRRQPAIVRIEKPTRLDRARALGYKAKQGFIVVRVRVRKGGRRKERPNKGRRPKRMGVYGFAPAKSLRLIAEERAARKYPNLEVLNSYYVGEDGQYKWFEVILVDPHHPAIKNDPEINWICSKSHRGRVFRGLTSAGKKMRGLRKSRGLKYTIKYKWKKKQKERKLKKRHEASRGARDLLSAVRAKEEYG
- a CDS encoding RNase P subunit p30, coding for MKGFVDLWVDIDPDLIDRVADIAYTMGYTVLCIEDKGFNWRTKRWNKVLVVKKRTIEAAGEKNLKEKLRGIKTVYPIVSVKPLDVQAARLAARDGRVDTIVLDKDSIDYIDKTQALMMKQFRKVLEVPINVFLESNNKIRAMMYRRIHMFYYYDVPVVFSSHARDWNQLIHPRSLVELLHTLTGIERKHLVYSISGLCVELLSKNGVRA
- a CDS encoding redox-regulated ATPase YchF, which gives rise to MPPPEKLVGVIGKTNVGKSTLFAALTLATVEIANHPFTTIKPNVGVGYVKKKCVHVELGLQKCDPRTGYCVSGWRFIPVKIMDVAGLIPGASQGKGLGNKFMDDLRQADVLIHVVDASGSTAPDGTPAQPGTYDPVEEAVLIQKEVDEWFASVIQRVWDKVSRYFITSQNPLDLLVQNLSGLSIRRHHVIEAIRKTGLEDKKLSSWSTSDVREFAITLRRIAKPIIIAANKIDLPPAQENVKKLKETFGEELVVPVSAIAEYVLKKAAQKNLIRYIPGENSFEIVDESKLTRDQLRGLRYVKENVLDKWGSTGVQELLNRAVFKILKLITVYPVEDHHKYTDHKGNVLPDAYLVEEGTTARQLAYMIHTDLGKTFLYAINARTGERVGEDYVLKDNDVIKIVAAAAHR